A region from the Coturnix japonica isolate 7356 chromosome 28, Coturnix japonica 2.1, whole genome shotgun sequence genome encodes:
- the MYO9B gene encoding unconventional myosin-IXb isoform X1 produces the protein MSLKDADSAVCQTKAAYNLHVYPQLSTESSACCKVTATKDTTSSDVIKDVINILNLDVSKNYVLVEVKETGGEEWVLDTNDSPVHRVLLWPRRAQDEHPQKDGYYFLLQERNTDGTIKYAQMQLLSKETDARRLVERGFLPWQQEDFDDLCNIPNLTEKTLLENLKCRFLKHKIYTYAGSILIAINPFKFLPIYNPKYVKLYENHQLGKLEPHIFAIADVAYHTMLKKHVNQCIVISGESGSGKTQSTNFLIHCLTALSQKGYASGVERTILGAGPVLEAFGNAKTAHNNNSSRFGKFIQVNYLENGVVRGAVVEKYLLEKSRLVSQEKDERNYHVFYYLLLGVNEEERKEFHLKQPEDYSYLNQCNLKIEDGEDLRHDFERLKQAMEMVGFLSATKKQIFSVLSAILYLGNVTYKKKATGRDEGLEVGPPEVLDILSQLLKVKREILVEVLTKRKTVTANDKLILPYSLSEAITARDSMAKSLYSALFDWIVLRINHALLNKKDMEESVTCLSIGVLDIFGFEDFETNSFEQFCINYANEQLQYYFNQHIFKLEQEEYKSEGITWHDIDYTDNVACIHLISKKPTGLFYLLDEESNFPRATNQTLLAKFKQQHEENKFFVATPVMEPAFIIRHFAGKVKYQIKDFREKNMDYMRPDIVALLRSSDSAYVRELIGMDPVAVFRWAVLRAAVQAMAVFAEAGRQRAQKTAGVVRQGPRVPLGELQRSNTPVEKVYRRSMLDFSFDCSEDFDINAFEDIISFYENKKDMHEQIIASIKGLPWQGDDPCKLLRSLNRLQHRSHFMKSKAIKQKQIIPKNLLDSKSLKLIVSMTLHDRTTKSLLHLHKKKKPPSISAQFQTSLNKLLETLGKAEPFFIRCIRSNAEKKEMLFDENLVLQQLRYTGMLETVRIRRSGYSAKYTFQEFIDQFQVLLPKNAKASKEDIFAYLSKLKLDKNNCQIGKTKVFMKEAERQILQDTLHKEVIRKIILLQSWLRMVLERRRFLRTRQAAIVLQACWRSRCVRRALQRNNAAIYIQSAWRRYREQKSYLEQRKRICLVQAMVRGYLQRKRFQKMVMEKQKAEEEQRKMQEAQERENDMSKDEGSEAKPDQLPVKHESAELDQVVEGKDEVPSEQTENLGSSETATLPQKNVIEGSEKVTSSREKREFRRQRGLEHNELQNKHVQFSFEGGALLCLEEQTSSEEALENILEPKESREQDVVLQGSNEKEQNANDGKAISDTPLLSEIKESSCSPEQPPALEGEGVDKTVNRGMKTQENQNSQLKVSQSCPERPTNLALNLENTLLATGSFQTPAESWGDKNRRPVQKETKDLDSPTSSQIQRYVDDPGKLKYKREKWKGKRQSDAGQNDMLSQSLDGRTRADQSPQDQLEKKGTSSSLNDLSVLAHAATSQQSPDAIEEEKGSKKYLLQKKSSDLPTSDSVVSMQPASQQIDAKSAFKSPLRRLLGKKPDKKIPKEYPDVIDEGDGLSLTSCILFPEMGGAQKVSEASSGQPSRIQAGERHVKESSKTKKNRTIKISKVSNVSQNSIVREIANANELKHLDEFLLNKINDLRSQKSGVECLFFEATEKFRGNIKTMYSAPNGQIHVGYKDLVENYQLLVTNLAKKREEKEVKLVLNLFQSLLDEFIRGYTKKEESEQPKQTKAQKKKRKQDRAIEEHNGHVFTNYQVSIRQSCEHCSSYIWPMEKACLCSVCKLTCHKKCMSKIQSSCTSCGKKSEQDAEPRHFGVSVSSLTSERNSVPIVMEKLLEHVEMHGLYTEGIYRKSGSANRMKELKQLLQADPSSVKLENYPIHTITGILKQWLRELPDPLMTSAQYSDFLRAVELPEKQEQLCAIYSVLEQLPQANHDTLERLIFHLVKVALIEDVNRMSPNALAIVFAPCLLRCPDTSDPLTSMKDVSKTTMCVEMLIKEQIRKYRIKMDEISQLEAAESIAFRRLSLLRQNTLWPVKLGFSSPYEGMLSKSPQVKGNDSGNSELGSLHEEEEVSEADNREKEILIDRIQSIKEEKEDITYRLPELDQRGSDEENVDSETSASTESLLEERTGRMDTEGITISGVQCCAQSSDVPAKDICTVPSLLQTSSSSLSASLASRRRLSFTLSKIKVPRRTPVMPTANIKLPPGIFKCTESQGKASADEESPIVVRRREQPAIRTDKVHSIYIAQGSAMTHPQELLDEYEPTAKVKRRFSDPYSHLVCTEK, from the exons ATGAGTTTAAAAGATGCGGACAGTGCAGTTTGCCAGACAAAAGCAGCCTATAATCTTCATGTTTACCCCCAACTCTCAACAGAAAGTTCTGCCTGCTGCAAAGTGACAGCAACGAAGGATACCACGTCTTCAGATGTCATCAAGGATGTGATTAATATCTTAAACTTGGATGTCTCAAAAAATTATGTGCTTGTGGAGGTGAAAGAAACAGGTGGTGAAGAATGGGTACTTGATACAAATGATTCTCCTGTTCATAGGGTTCTACTTTGGCCTCGTCGCGCTCAGGATGAGCATCCTCAAAAGGATGGgtactattttcttttacaagaaagaaacactgatgGGACCATCAAATATGCCCAGATGCAACTGCTTTCCAAGGAGACGGATGCTCGACGGCTGGTTGAAAGAGGTTTTCTTCCATGGCAGCAGGAGGACTTTGATGACTTGTGCAATATTCCCAACTTAACAGAGAAAACACTTCTAGAAAATCTCAAATGCCGCTTTCTAAAACACAAAATTTATACCTATGCAGGAAGTATTCTGATTGCAATTAACCCCTTCAAGTTCTTGCCCATTTATAATCCTAAGTATGTCAAGTTGTATGAGAATCATCAACTCGGGAAGTTGGAGCCTCATATTTTTGCCATTGCCGATGTGGCTTATCACACAATGCTTAAAAAACACGTTAACCAGTGCATAGTTATATCAGGTGAAAGTGGTTCTGGAAAAACTCAAAGCACAAACTTCTTAATTCACTGcctcacagcactgagccagAAAGGGTACGCGAGTGGTGTGGAGAGAACTATTCTAGGAGCTGGACCAGTTCTGGAG GCATTTGGAAATGCAAAAACAGCACATAACAATAACTCCAGCCGTTTTGGAAAGTTTATTCAAGTCAATTATTTAGAGAATGGTGTTGTCCGAGG GGCTGTTGTTGAAAAATACCTGCTTGAAAAATCTcgacttgtttctcaagaaaaagatgaaag GAACTACCACGTCTTTTATTATTTGCTACTTGGAGTCAATGAAGAAGAGCGTAAAGAATTTCACCTTAAACAACCTGAAGATTATTCCTACCTCAATCAG tgtaACTTGAAAATTGAAGATGGGGAAGATCTCCGGCACGACTTTGAAAGATTAAAACAAGCAATGGAGATGGTTGGCTTTctttcagcaacaaaaaaaca gattttttcagtgctttcagctATTCTTTACTTGGGCAACGTGACGTACAAGAAGAAAGCTACAGGCCGTGATGAAGGATTGGAAGTAGGACCTCCTGAAGTGCTGGACATTCTTTCCCAGCTTTTGAAA GTCAAACGTGAAATTCTAGTGGAAGtgctgacaaaaagaaaaacgGTGACTGCTAATGATAAACTTATTTTGCCGTATAGTCTCAGTGAG gCCATAACAGCCCGTGATTCAATGGCGAAGTCCTTGTACAGTGCTCTGTTTGATTGGATTGTTCTGCGAATTAATCATGCGCTCCTTAataagaaggacatggaggAATCTGTTACA TGTTTGTCCATTGGTGTACTTGATATTTTTGGGTTTGAAGACTTTGAAACCAACAGTTTTGAGCAGTTCTGCATAAATTATGCAAATGAGCAGCTTCAGTATTACTTTAACCAGCATATTTTCAAATTGGAACAG GAGGAATATAAGAGTGAAGGGATCACTTGGCACGATATTGACTATACTGATAATGTGGCCTGCATTCACTTAATCAGCAAGAAGCCCACAGGTCTCTTCTATCTTCTGGATGAAGAAAGCAA tTTTCCACGTGCCACCAATCAAACTCTACTAGCAAAATTCAAACAGCAGCATGAGGAGAACAAGTTTTTCGTTGCAACCCCAGTAATGGAACCTGCTTTTATTATTCGACATTTTGCTGGAAAAGTCAAATACCAGATAAAA GATTTCAGAGAGAAGAACATGGATTACATGAGGCCAGACATTGTTGCTTTGCTGCGAAGCAGTGACAGTGCCTATGTTCGGGAGCTGATAGGAATGGACCCCGTCGCTGTGTTCCGCTGGGCCGTTCTACGAGCAGCTGTTCAGGCCATGGCTGTCTTTGCAGAAGCTGGACGCCAGAGAGCTCAGAAGACTGCAG GAGTGGTGCGTCAAGGACCCAGAGTTCCCCTTGGAGAACTCCAGAGATCGAATACACCAGTAGAAAAAGTTTACCG CCGCTCAATGCTTGATTTCTCATTTGATTGTTCTGAGGATTTCGATATAAATGCTTTTGAAgacatcatttctttttatgaaaacaagaa AGACATGCATGAGCAAATCATCGCAAGTATAAAAGGACTTCCATGGCAGGGAGATGATCCCTGTAAGCTGCTTCGGTCACTCAATCGACTCCAACACCGCTCCCACTTCAT gaaaagTAAAGCTATCAAACAAAAGCAGATCATTCCAAAG AATTTGTTGGATTCCAAATCTCTGAAGCTTATAGTGAGCATGACTCTACATGATCGGACTACAAAATCCCTCTTACACTtgcacaagaaaaagaaacccccTAGCATAAGTGCACAGTTCCAG acttcACTTAATAAATTATTGGAGACATTGGGGAAAGCTGAGCCATTCTTCATCCGTTGTATCCGCTCCAACGCTGAGAAG aaagaaatgctctTTGATGAAAACTTGGTGCTTCAGCAGTTAAGGTACACTGGCATGCTTGAAACTGTGCGAATCAGAAGATCTGGTTATAGTGCCAAGTATACATTCCAG GAATTCATAGATCAGTTTCAGGTGCTGCTTCCCAAAAATGCCAAAGCCTCTAAAGAAgacatttttgcttatttgagTAAACTAAAATTGGATAAAAACAACTGTCAAATAGGGAAGACCAAG GTTTTTATGAAGGAGGCTGAGCGACAAATACTACAGGATACACTACACAAAGAAGTGATCAGGAAGATCATTCTCCTCCAGAGCTGGCTCAGGATGGTTTTAGAAAGGAGACGCTTTCTCCGAACACGGCAAGCAGCCATTGTTTTACAG GCTTGCTGGCGTTCCCGCTGTGTTAGGAGGGCTCTGCAAAGGAATAATGCTGCCATTTACATTCAGTCAGCATGGCGAAGATACAGGGAGCAAAAAAGTTACCTTGAACAGAGGAAGAGAATTTGTCTTGTGCAAGCCATGGTCAGAGGGTATCTTCAGCGTAAGAG ATTTCAGAAAATGGttatggaaaagcagaaagctgaagaagagcagagaaaaatgcaggaagctcaagagagagagaatgataTGAGCAAGGATGAGGGCAGTGAAGCAAAACCAGATCAATTGCCTGTGAAACACGAGTCAGCAGAGCTGGATCAAGTTGTTGAGGGTAAAGATGAAGTTCCAAGTGAGCAAACCGAAAACCTGGGCTCATCTGAAACAGCCACATTGCCTCAGAAGAATGTGATAGAGGGCTCTGAGAAAGTAACGAGCAGCCGAGAGAAACGTGAATTTCGCCGGCAGAGGGGGCTGGAACATAATGAGCTACAGAATAAGCATGTCCAGTTTTCCTTTGAAGGAGGAGCTTTACTGTGTCTTGAAGAGCAAACCTCTTCTGAAGAGGCCCTGGAAAACATTCTGGAACCAAAAGAGTCCAGAGAACAAGATGTTGTCCTACAAGGAAGcaatgagaaagaacaaaatgcaaatgatgGAAAGGCCATTTCAGACACACCACTGTTAAGTGAGATAAAAGAAAGTAGCTGTAGTCCTGAGCAACCACCTGCATTGGAAGGTGAAGGAGTAGATAAGACTGTTAACAGAGGGATGAAAACACAAGAGAACCAAAATAGCCAACTGAAAGTCAGCCAGAGCTGTCCTGAAAGGCCAACAAATCTTGCACTGAATCTTGAAAACACGCTACTTGCTACTGGGAGCTTTCAAACTCCAGCTGAATCTTGGGGAGATAAAAACAGACGGCCTGTTCAGAAGGAAACCAAGGATCTGGATAGTCCTACTTCTTCCCAGATCCAGAGATATGTGGATGACCcaggaaaactgaagtataagagagaaaaatggaaaggaaagaggcAGTCTGATGCTGGTCAGAATGATATGCTGAGCCAGTCTTTGGATGGAAGAACACGTGCAGATCAGTCTCCTCAGGATCAACTAGA AAAGAAGGGGACTTCATCTTCATTAAATGATCTCTCAGTGCTGGCCCATGCTGCCACAAGTCAG CAATCACCAGATGcaatagaagaagaaaaaggcagcaagaaaTATCTTTTGCAAAAGAAGTCGAGTGACCTACCTACCTCTGATTCAGTTGTTTCTATGCAGCCAGCAAGCCAGCAAATAGATGCCAA GTCTGCTTTCAAAAGTCCTCTGCGTAGACTTTTGGGGAAAAAGCCAGACAAGAAAATCCCAAAGGAGTATCCTGATGTGATTGATGAAGGAGATGGACTCTCACTCACTTCGTGCATCTTGTTTCCAGAAATGGGAGGAGCACAGAAGGTTTCTGAAG cTTCTTCTGGGCAGCCAAGTCGTATCCAGGCAGGGGAGCGCCATGTGAAGGAgagcagtaaaacaaagaagaacCGCACTATTAAGATCAGCAAGGTCTCAAATGTGTCTCAGAATTCTATAGTCCGTGAGATTGCAAATGCCAATGAACTGAAGCATCTTGATGAGTTCCTTCTAAACAAG ATCAATGACTTGCGCTCCCAGAAATCTGGTGTTGAATGCTTGTTTTTTGAAGCCACTGAGAAGTTTAGAGGAAATATCAAGACCATGTACTCTGCTCCT AATGGGCAAATCCACGTTGGCTACAAAGATCTGGTGGAAAACTACCAGCTTCTAGTTACAAATCTGGccaaaaaaagggaagagaaagaagtgaagcTGGTTTTGAATCTCTTCCAATCCCTTCTAGATGAATTCATCAGAGGAtatacaaaaaaagaagaatctgaACAGCCCAAG CAAACCAAAGCCCAGAAGAAGAAGCGAAAACAAGATCGTGCA ATTGAAGAACACAATGGTCATGTATTCACGAACTACCAAGTAAGCATTCGGCAATCATGTGAGCACTGCTCATCATACATCTGGCCCATGGAAAAGGCCTGTCTCTGCAGTG TTTGCAAGTTGACTTGTCACAAGAAATGCATGTCCAAAATCCAGAGCAGCTGTACATCCTGTGGGAAAAAG AGTGAACAGGATGCAGAACCACGTCACTTTGGAGTGTCTGTGAGTTCCCTGACCAGTGAGAGAAATTCGGTCCCCATTGTCATGGAGAAGTTGCTAGAACATGTGGAGATGCACGGCCTCTACACTGAAGGCATATACAGGAAATCAGGATCAGCAAATCGTATGAAGGagctgaaacagctgctgcaagCAG ATCCCAGTTCAGTGAAACTGGAGAATTACCCTATTCACACTATTACGGGGATTCTTAAGCAGTGGTTACGAGAATTACCAGATCCACTAATGACATCAGCACAGTACAGTGATTTTCTTCGTGCTGTAG AACTACCAGAAAAACAGGAGCAACTTTGTGCCATTTACAGTGTCCTTGAACAGCTTCCACAAGCAAATCATGATACCTTGGAACGGCTCATCTTCCATCTAGTCAA AGTTGCTTTGATAGAAGATGTTAACCGTATGTCACCCAACGCCTTGGCCATTGTTTTTGCTCCGTGCCTCTTGCGTTGTCCTGATACCTCTGACCCTTTAACCAGCATGAAGGATGTTTCAAAAACAACCAT GTGTGTAGAGATGCTGATAAAGGAGCAGATAAGGAAGTACAGGATAAAAATGGATGAGATAAGTCAGCTGGAAGCAGCTGAGAGCATTGCTTTTCGACGGCTCTCGTTGCTTCGGCAGAATACG CTATGGCCTGTAAAACTTGGGTTTTCTTCCCCATATGAGGGGATGCTG AGCAAAAGCCCACAGGTCAAAGGAAATGACAGTGGCAATTCAGAGCTGGGCTCTCTGCATGAAGAAGAGGAAGTTTCTGAAGCTGATAACCGAGAAAAGGAGATTCTCATTGATCGGATACAGtcaataaaagaagaaaa GGAAGACATAACATATCGGTTACCTGAGCTTGATCAGCGAGGCTCTGATGAGGAAAATGTAGACTCTGAGACCTCAGCAAGCACAGAGAGCCTGCTAGAAGAGAGAACGGGGCGGATGGATACCGAAG gaaTTACGATTTCTGGAGTCCAGTGCTGCGCTCAGAGCTCTGACGTGCCTGCCAAAGACATTTGCACAGTGCCTTCTCTTTTGCAAACCTCTTCAAGTTCTTTGTCTGCATCCCTGGCTTCAAGACGCAGATTGTCTTTTACACTGTCCAAGATTAAGGTGCCCCGTCGAACTCCAGTGATGCCAACAGCAAACATCAAACTTCCTCCTGGGATTTTCAAATGTACCGAATCTCAGGGCAAGGCTTCAGCTGATGAAGAGTCTCCAATAGTGGTGAGACGAAGGGAGCAGCCAGCAATACGAACTGATAAAGTCCACTCTATCTACATTGCACAAGGGTCTGCAATGACCCACCCTCAGGAACTTTTAGATGAATATGAACCAACAGCAAAAGTAAAACGGAGGTTTTCAGACCCTTATTCCCACCTTGTGTGTACGGAGAAGTGA